From the genome of Pedobacter sp. MC2016-14, one region includes:
- a CDS encoding Lrp/AsnC family transcriptional regulator, with protein sequence MDKYVLDTTDIAILNLLQKDAHLTNKELAHKLKKSPTPIYDRVRRLEDLKYIKRYVAIIDHTRVGEYMTAYLQVQIKEHSKDALVSFLHEINSFTEVMECYHTTGAFDFILKVVTPNMNKYNDFLLQKLGSLPNIGTLQSSVVISNGKHETAFPL encoded by the coding sequence ATGGACAAATATGTTTTAGATACCACTGACATTGCGATACTTAATCTTTTACAGAAAGATGCGCATTTGACCAATAAAGAACTGGCACATAAACTTAAAAAATCTCCCACGCCAATTTATGACCGCGTAAGACGATTGGAAGATCTAAAGTATATTAAAAGATATGTAGCTATCATTGACCATACGAGAGTTGGAGAATACATGACTGCTTATTTACAGGTGCAAATAAAGGAGCACTCAAAAGATGCTTTGGTTTCTTTTCTACATGAAATAAATTCTTTTACTGAGGTAATGGAATGCTACCACACCACAGGAGCATTTGATTTTATTTTAAAGGTTGTAACACCAAACATGAACAAGTACAATGATTTTTTACTGCAGAAACTGGGTAGCTTACCTAATATTGGAACTTTACAAAGTTCGGTAGTGATTTCTAACGGCAAACATGAGACGGCTTTCCCGCTATAA